A stretch of the Meles meles chromosome 19, mMelMel3.1 paternal haplotype, whole genome shotgun sequence genome encodes the following:
- the FOXA3 gene encoding hepatocyte nuclear factor 3-gamma, whose amino-acid sequence MLGSVKMEAHDLAEWSYYPEAGEVYSPVTPVPTMAPLNSYMSLNPLSAPYPPGGLPASPLPSGPLAPPAPAAPLGPTFPGLGAGGGSGGSGSGYGGPGPGLVHGKEMPKGYRRPLAHAKPPYSYISLITMAIQQAPGKMLTLSEIYQWIMDLFPYYRENQQRWQNSIRHSLSFNDCFVKVARSPDKPGKGSYWALHPSSGNMFENGCYLRRQKRFKLEEKVKKGAGGTSSPRNSAGPAASATAPAATVTSPPQPQPPPPEPEAQAGEDVGALDCGSPPSSSPYFTGLELPGELKLDASYNFNHPFSINNLMSEQTPAPPKLDMGFGSYGVESGEPGVYYQGVYSRSLLNAS is encoded by the coding sequence GTCTACTCGCCGGTGACCCCAGTGCCCACCATGGCCCCCCTCAACTCCTACATGAGCCTGAATCCTCTGAGCGCTCCCTACCCCCCCGGGGGGCTCCCTGCCTCTCCGCTGCCCTCAGGACCCCTGGCGCCCCCAGCGCCCGCAGCACCCCTGGGGCCCACCTTCCCGGGCCTGGGGGCCGGCGGCGGCAGCGGAGGCAGCGGCTCAGGGTATGGGGGTCCGGGCCCCGGGCTGGTGCACGGGAAGGAGATGCCGAAAGGCTACCGGCGGCCGCTGGCCCACGCCAAGCCGCCATATTCCTACATCTCGCTCATCACCATGGCCATCCAGCAGGCACCGGGCAAGATGCTGACCCTGAGCGAGATCTACCAGTGGATCATGGACCTCTTCCCCTACTACCGGGAGAACCAGCAACGCTGGCAGAACTCCATCCGCCACTCCCTGTCTTTCAACGACTGCTTCGTCAAGGTGGCGCGCTCCCCAGACAAGCCGGGCAAGGGCTCCTACTGGGCCCTGCACCCCAGCTCAGGGAACATGTTTGAGAACGGCTGCTACCTGCGTCGCCAGAAGCGCTTCAAGCTggaggagaaggtgaagaagGGAGCTGGTGGGACCTCCAGCCCCAGGAACAGTGCAGGGCCGGCTGCCTCGGCCACCGCCCCTGCTGCTACGGTCACCTCTCCCCCGCAGCCCCAGCCTCCACCCCCTGAGCCAGAGGCCCAGGCCGGAGAAGATGTGGGGGCTCTGGACTGTGGCTcacccccttcctcctcaccctaCTTCACTGGCCTGGAGCTCCCCGGGGAGCTGAAGCTTGATGCCTCCTACAACTTCAATCACCCTTTCTCCATCAACAACCTGATGTCGGAACAGACGCCAGCACCTCCTAAGCTGGACATGGGGTTTGGGAGCTATGGGGTGGAGAGTGGGGAGCCTGGCGTCTACTACCAGGGTGTCTATTCCCGCTCTCTGCTTAACGCGTCCTAG